A single genomic interval of Bos indicus isolate NIAB-ARS_2022 breed Sahiwal x Tharparkar chromosome 5, NIAB-ARS_B.indTharparkar_mat_pri_1.0, whole genome shotgun sequence harbors:
- the GSG1 gene encoding germ cell-specific gene 1 protein isoform X2, with protein MSNSSQLIQNVCLTQKMGLPKGFSSQRTRLSAVLNMLSLSLSTASLLSNYWFVGTQKVPKPLCGKGLPAKCFDVPVPLDGGGTNASSPEVVHYSWETGDDRFTFHAFRSGMWLSCAEIMEEPGERCRSFLELTPPTEREILWLSLGAQFAYIGLELISFILLLTDLLFTGNPGCSLKLSAFAAISSVLSGLLGMVGHMMYSQVFQATANLGPEDWRPHAWNYGWAFYTAWVSFTCCMASAVTTFNTYTRLVLEFKCRHSKSFRGAPGCQPHHHQCFLQQLACTAHPGGPVTSYPQFHCQPIRSISEGVDFYSELHDKELQQGSSQEPETKAAGSSVEEC; from the exons ATGGGGCTCCCGAAGGGCTTCTCTAGCCAACGGACACGCCTATCTGCCGTCCTCAACATGCTATCACTCAGCCTCTCCACAGCATCCCTGCTCAGCAACTACTGGTTTGTGGGCACACAGAAGGTGCCCAAGCCCCTGTGCGGGAAAGGTCTACCAGCCAAGTGCTTTGACGTGCCGGTGCCCCTGGATGGGGGCGGCACCAACGCATCTTCCCCGGAGGTGGTGCACTACAGTTGGGAGACCGGGGATGATCGGTTCACCTTCCATGCCTTCCGGAGCGGCATGTGGCTATCCTGTGCGGAGATCATGGAAGAACCAG GGGAGAGGTGCCGAAGTTTCCTTGAACTCACACCACCAACCGAGAGAG AGATCCTCTGGTTATCACTGGGAGCCCAGTTTGCCTACATTGGACTTGAACTCATCAGTTTCATCCTGCTACTGACGGACTTGCTGTTCACGGGGAACCCTGGCTGCAGCCTCAAGCTGAGCGCCTTTGCTGCCATCTCCTCTGTCTTGTCGG GCCTTCTGGGGATGGTGGGCCATATGATGTACTCACAGGTTTTCCAGGCAACGGCCAACTTGGGTCCAGAAGACTGGAGGCCACACGCTTGGAACTATGGCTGGGCTTTCTA cACGGCCTGGGTCTCCTTTACCTGTTGCATGGCATCGGCGGTCACCACCTTCAACACCTACACCCGGCTGGTGCTGGAGTTCAAGTGCAGGCACAGCAAGAGCTTCCGAGGAGCCCCAGGCTGCCAACCACATCACCACCAATGCTTCCTGCAGCAGCTGGCGTGCACAGCCCACCCGGGGGGCCCCGTGACCAGCTACCCCCAGTTCCACTGTCAGCCCATCCGTTCCATCTCCGAAGGGGTAGACTTCTACTCAGAACTACATGACAAGGAACTTCAACAAGGCAGCAGCCAGGAGCCTGAGACCAAAGCAGCTGGCTCATCTGTAGAAGAGTGTTAG
- the GSG1 gene encoding germ cell-specific gene 1 protein isoform X4, whose amino-acid sequence MFVSPRRWGSRRASLANGHAYLPSSTCYHSASPQHPCSATTGLWAHRRCPSPCAGKVYQPSALTCRCPWMGAAPTHLPRRWCTTVGRPGMIGSPSMPSGAACGYPVRRSWKNQGRGAEVSLNSHHQPREFAYIGLELISFILLLTDLLFTGNPGCSLKLSAFAAISSVLSGLLGMVGHMMYSQVFQATANLGPEDWRPHAWNYGWAFYTAWVSFTCCMASAVTTFNTYTRLVLEFKCRHSKSFRGAPGCQPHHHQCFLQQLACTAHPGGPVTSYPQFHCQPIRSISEGVDFYSELHDKELQQGSSQEPETKAAGSSVEEC is encoded by the exons ATGGGGCTCCCGAAGGGCTTCTCTAGCCAACGGACACGCCTATCTGCCGTCCTCAACATGCTATCACTCAGCCTCTCCACAGCATCCCTGCTCAGCAACTACTGGTTTGTGGGCACACAGAAGGTGCCCAAGCCCCTGTGCGGGAAAGGTCTACCAGCCAAGTGCTTTGACGTGCCGGTGCCCCTGGATGGGGGCGGCACCAACGCATCTTCCCCGGAGGTGGTGCACTACAGTTGGGAGACCGGGGATGATCGGTTCACCTTCCATGCCTTCCGGAGCGGCATGTGGCTATCCTGTGCGGAGATCATGGAAGAACCAG GGGAGAGGTGCCGAAGTTTCCTTGAACTCACACCACCAACCGAGAGAG TTTGCCTACATTGGACTTGAACTCATCAGTTTCATCCTGCTACTGACGGACTTGCTGTTCACGGGGAACCCTGGCTGCAGCCTCAAGCTGAGCGCCTTTGCTGCCATCTCCTCTGTCTTGTCGG GCCTTCTGGGGATGGTGGGCCATATGATGTACTCACAGGTTTTCCAGGCAACGGCCAACTTGGGTCCAGAAGACTGGAGGCCACACGCTTGGAACTATGGCTGGGCTTTCTA cACGGCCTGGGTCTCCTTTACCTGTTGCATGGCATCGGCGGTCACCACCTTCAACACCTACACCCGGCTGGTGCTGGAGTTCAAGTGCAGGCACAGCAAGAGCTTCCGAGGAGCCCCAGGCTGCCAACCACATCACCACCAATGCTTCCTGCAGCAGCTGGCGTGCACAGCCCACCCGGGGGGCCCCGTGACCAGCTACCCCCAGTTCCACTGTCAGCCCATCCGTTCCATCTCCGAAGGGGTAGACTTCTACTCAGAACTACATGACAAGGAACTTCAACAAGGCAGCAGCCAGGAGCCTGAGACCAAAGCAGCTGGCTCATCTGTAGAAGAGTGTTAG
- the GSG1 gene encoding germ cell-specific gene 1 protein isoform X5 has product MSNSSQLIQNVCLTQKMGLPKGFSSQRTRLSAVLNMLSLSLSTASLLSNYWFVGTQKVPKPLCGKGLPAKCFDVPVPLDGGGTNASSPEVVHYSWETGDDRFTFHAFRSGMWLSCAEIMEEPGERCRSFLELTPPTERGLLGMVGHMMYSQVFQATANLGPEDWRPHAWNYGWAFYTAWVSFTCCMASAVTTFNTYTRLVLEFKCRHSKSFRGAPGCQPHHHQCFLQQLACTAHPGGPVTSYPQFHCQPIRSISEGVDFYSELHDKELQQGSSQEPETKAAGSSVEEC; this is encoded by the exons ATGGGGCTCCCGAAGGGCTTCTCTAGCCAACGGACACGCCTATCTGCCGTCCTCAACATGCTATCACTCAGCCTCTCCACAGCATCCCTGCTCAGCAACTACTGGTTTGTGGGCACACAGAAGGTGCCCAAGCCCCTGTGCGGGAAAGGTCTACCAGCCAAGTGCTTTGACGTGCCGGTGCCCCTGGATGGGGGCGGCACCAACGCATCTTCCCCGGAGGTGGTGCACTACAGTTGGGAGACCGGGGATGATCGGTTCACCTTCCATGCCTTCCGGAGCGGCATGTGGCTATCCTGTGCGGAGATCATGGAAGAACCAG GGGAGAGGTGCCGAAGTTTCCTTGAACTCACACCACCAACCGAGAGAG GCCTTCTGGGGATGGTGGGCCATATGATGTACTCACAGGTTTTCCAGGCAACGGCCAACTTGGGTCCAGAAGACTGGAGGCCACACGCTTGGAACTATGGCTGGGCTTTCTA cACGGCCTGGGTCTCCTTTACCTGTTGCATGGCATCGGCGGTCACCACCTTCAACACCTACACCCGGCTGGTGCTGGAGTTCAAGTGCAGGCACAGCAAGAGCTTCCGAGGAGCCCCAGGCTGCCAACCACATCACCACCAATGCTTCCTGCAGCAGCTGGCGTGCACAGCCCACCCGGGGGGCCCCGTGACCAGCTACCCCCAGTTCCACTGTCAGCCCATCCGTTCCATCTCCGAAGGGGTAGACTTCTACTCAGAACTACATGACAAGGAACTTCAACAAGGCAGCAGCCAGGAGCCTGAGACCAAAGCAGCTGGCTCATCTGTAGAAGAGTGTTAG
- the GSG1 gene encoding germ cell-specific gene 1 protein isoform X1 produces the protein MSNSSQLIQNVCLTQKMGLPKGFSSQRTRLSAVLNMLSLSLSTASLLSNYWFVGTQKVPKPLCGKGLPAKCFDVPVPLDGGGTNASSPEVVHYSWETGDDRFTFHAFRSGMWLSCAEIMEEPGERCRSFLELTPPTERGEKGLLEFATLQGPRHPTLRFGGKRLMEKASLSHPPLGLVAKILWLSLGAQFAYIGLELISFILLLTDLLFTGNPGCSLKLSAFAAISSVLSGLLGMVGHMMYSQVFQATANLGPEDWRPHAWNYGWAFYTAWVSFTCCMASAVTTFNTYTRLVLEFKCRHSKSFRGAPGCQPHHHQCFLQQLACTAHPGGPVTSYPQFHCQPIRSISEGVDFYSELHDKELQQGSSQEPETKAAGSSVEEC, from the exons ATGGGGCTCCCGAAGGGCTTCTCTAGCCAACGGACACGCCTATCTGCCGTCCTCAACATGCTATCACTCAGCCTCTCCACAGCATCCCTGCTCAGCAACTACTGGTTTGTGGGCACACAGAAGGTGCCCAAGCCCCTGTGCGGGAAAGGTCTACCAGCCAAGTGCTTTGACGTGCCGGTGCCCCTGGATGGGGGCGGCACCAACGCATCTTCCCCGGAGGTGGTGCACTACAGTTGGGAGACCGGGGATGATCGGTTCACCTTCCATGCCTTCCGGAGCGGCATGTGGCTATCCTGTGCGGAGATCATGGAAGAACCAG GGGAGAGGTGCCGAAGTTTCCTTGAACTCACACCACCAACCGAGAGAGGTGAGAAAGGACTACTGGAATTTGCCACGTTGCAAGGCCCACGTCACCCCACTCTCAGATTTGGAGGGAAGCGGTTGATGGAGAAGgcttccctctcccaccctcccttgGGGCTTGTGGCAA AGATCCTCTGGTTATCACTGGGAGCCCAGTTTGCCTACATTGGACTTGAACTCATCAGTTTCATCCTGCTACTGACGGACTTGCTGTTCACGGGGAACCCTGGCTGCAGCCTCAAGCTGAGCGCCTTTGCTGCCATCTCCTCTGTCTTGTCGG GCCTTCTGGGGATGGTGGGCCATATGATGTACTCACAGGTTTTCCAGGCAACGGCCAACTTGGGTCCAGAAGACTGGAGGCCACACGCTTGGAACTATGGCTGGGCTTTCTA cACGGCCTGGGTCTCCTTTACCTGTTGCATGGCATCGGCGGTCACCACCTTCAACACCTACACCCGGCTGGTGCTGGAGTTCAAGTGCAGGCACAGCAAGAGCTTCCGAGGAGCCCCAGGCTGCCAACCACATCACCACCAATGCTTCCTGCAGCAGCTGGCGTGCACAGCCCACCCGGGGGGCCCCGTGACCAGCTACCCCCAGTTCCACTGTCAGCCCATCCGTTCCATCTCCGAAGGGGTAGACTTCTACTCAGAACTACATGACAAGGAACTTCAACAAGGCAGCAGCCAGGAGCCTGAGACCAAAGCAGCTGGCTCATCTGTAGAAGAGTGTTAG
- the GSG1 gene encoding germ cell-specific gene 1 protein isoform X3: protein MSNSSQLIQNVCLTQKMGLPKGFSSQRTRLSAVLNMLSLSLSTASLLSNYWFVGTQKVPKPLCGKGLPAKCFDVPVPLDGGGTNASSPEVVHYSWETGDDRFTFHAFRSGMWLSCAEIMEEPGERCRSFLELTPPTERGEKGLLEFATLQGPRHPTLRFGGKRLMEKASLSHPPLGLVASLLGMVGHMMYSQVFQATANLGPEDWRPHAWNYGWAFYTAWVSFTCCMASAVTTFNTYTRLVLEFKCRHSKSFRGAPGCQPHHHQCFLQQLACTAHPGGPVTSYPQFHCQPIRSISEGVDFYSELHDKELQQGSSQEPETKAAGSSVEEC from the exons ATGGGGCTCCCGAAGGGCTTCTCTAGCCAACGGACACGCCTATCTGCCGTCCTCAACATGCTATCACTCAGCCTCTCCACAGCATCCCTGCTCAGCAACTACTGGTTTGTGGGCACACAGAAGGTGCCCAAGCCCCTGTGCGGGAAAGGTCTACCAGCCAAGTGCTTTGACGTGCCGGTGCCCCTGGATGGGGGCGGCACCAACGCATCTTCCCCGGAGGTGGTGCACTACAGTTGGGAGACCGGGGATGATCGGTTCACCTTCCATGCCTTCCGGAGCGGCATGTGGCTATCCTGTGCGGAGATCATGGAAGAACCAG GGGAGAGGTGCCGAAGTTTCCTTGAACTCACACCACCAACCGAGAGAGGTGAGAAAGGACTACTGGAATTTGCCACGTTGCAAGGCCCACGTCACCCCACTCTCAGATTTGGAGGGAAGCGGTTGATGGAGAAGgcttccctctcccaccctcccttgGGGCTTGTGGCAA GCCTTCTGGGGATGGTGGGCCATATGATGTACTCACAGGTTTTCCAGGCAACGGCCAACTTGGGTCCAGAAGACTGGAGGCCACACGCTTGGAACTATGGCTGGGCTTTCTA cACGGCCTGGGTCTCCTTTACCTGTTGCATGGCATCGGCGGTCACCACCTTCAACACCTACACCCGGCTGGTGCTGGAGTTCAAGTGCAGGCACAGCAAGAGCTTCCGAGGAGCCCCAGGCTGCCAACCACATCACCACCAATGCTTCCTGCAGCAGCTGGCGTGCACAGCCCACCCGGGGGGCCCCGTGACCAGCTACCCCCAGTTCCACTGTCAGCCCATCCGTTCCATCTCCGAAGGGGTAGACTTCTACTCAGAACTACATGACAAGGAACTTCAACAAGGCAGCAGCCAGGAGCCTGAGACCAAAGCAGCTGGCTCATCTGTAGAAGAGTGTTAG